A stretch of the Coprobacillus cateniformis genome encodes the following:
- a CDS encoding glucose PTS transporter subunit IIA produces the protein MTNKELAKQIVSFLGGCDNITTALHCVTRLRFNLKNNELADMKAIEDLEGVIGTQIKNNQYQIIIGPMVADVFIEIEPLLGGLNDNEVKTTKTFDIQKILDIVTGIFSPILPALVAGGMLKGIIAMIDGFGWVATDSGTFVILNLISDIPFYFLPFLLAISSARKLKVNEYLGICVAGALMYPTFVAAVDAGSSPFTFLGFVIPVFKYADSVFPVILGVGLLAMVYRFIDKFIPNVLKMVIVPTVSLLVTIPLTYLILAPIGAYGGIYLADGIVWMFDTFGVLAGFLLGFFMPLIVTCGMHQSTSPIQITNITTLGYDYLLPISFCHNMAESGASLGAALHMKDSKMRAAALTTSFSAFLGISEPALFTVNIVNKTPLIAAMVANGIGGALTTLLGAKCFAFVMPGITSLPVYANPDGTIANLLLMCVCIVSTFMIAAVLSYILGMSKAKTTDLVIEMPVKGKMISLDQVADETFANEKMGKGYAIIPNDQYIYAPCDGTIVVLAQTKHALGIQTKQGEELLIHIGIDTVELNGQYFESYVKQGDKVKKGDRLMKVDFKSIEKANYDITTLIICTNSQNYQSISIDKEKETMIIKK, from the coding sequence ATGACAAATAAAGAACTTGCAAAACAGATTGTTTCTTTTTTGGGTGGGTGTGATAATATTACAACTGCATTACATTGTGTAACAAGGTTAAGATTTAATCTCAAAAATAATGAATTGGCTGATATGAAAGCTATTGAGGATTTAGAGGGTGTTATTGGAACACAGATTAAAAATAATCAATATCAAATTATTATTGGACCAATGGTAGCCGATGTCTTTATTGAGATAGAACCTCTTTTAGGAGGTTTGAATGATAATGAAGTCAAAACAACAAAGACATTTGATATTCAGAAAATTCTTGATATCGTTACTGGTATCTTTTCTCCTATCTTACCAGCTTTAGTGGCAGGCGGTATGTTAAAAGGGATTATTGCTATGATTGATGGCTTTGGCTGGGTAGCTACTGATAGTGGAACTTTTGTGATACTGAATTTGATTTCAGATATTCCATTTTATTTCTTACCATTTTTATTGGCTATTTCTTCTGCTCGGAAATTAAAAGTGAATGAATACTTAGGAATCTGTGTTGCTGGAGCTTTGATGTATCCAACTTTTGTGGCAGCCGTTGATGCTGGAAGTAGCCCTTTTACATTCTTGGGTTTTGTTATTCCGGTTTTTAAGTATGCTGATTCTGTATTTCCAGTTATTTTAGGAGTTGGATTACTTGCCATGGTTTATCGTTTTATAGACAAATTTATTCCAAATGTTTTAAAAATGGTCATTGTTCCAACGGTGTCATTGCTTGTTACAATTCCTTTGACATATCTGATTTTGGCTCCAATTGGGGCGTATGGCGGTATTTATTTAGCTGATGGTATTGTATGGATGTTTGACACATTTGGTGTTTTGGCAGGATTCTTACTAGGCTTCTTTATGCCACTTATTGTCACATGTGGTATGCACCAGTCAACATCGCCGATTCAAATTACAAATATAACAACACTTGGCTATGATTACCTATTACCTATTTCATTCTGTCATAATATGGCTGAATCAGGAGCATCATTAGGAGCTGCCTTACATATGAAAGATAGCAAGATGAGAGCTGCTGCCCTCACGACAAGTTTCTCAGCATTTCTAGGAATTTCAGAACCTGCATTGTTTACAGTCAATATTGTAAATAAAACACCACTAATTGCGGCGATGGTAGCTAATGGTATTGGTGGAGCTCTTACAACTCTTTTAGGAGCCAAATGTTTTGCCTTTGTTATGCCAGGAATTACATCCTTACCAGTCTATGCAAATCCAGATGGAACAATTGCAAATTTATTGTTAATGTGTGTTTGTATTGTGAGCACTTTTATGATTGCTGCAGTGCTGAGTTATATTTTAGGAATGAGCAAAGCAAAGACAACTGATCTTGTTATAGAAATGCCTGTAAAAGGGAAAATGATATCTTTAGATCAGGTTGCTGATGAAACGTTTGCAAATGAAAAAATGGGAAAAGGTTATGCAATTATTCCAAATGATCAATATATCTATGCACCATGCGATGGTACAATTGTAGTGCTTGCTCAAACGAAGCATGCGCTTGGAATACAGACGAAACAAGGTGAAGAATTACTTATTCATATTGGTATTGATACAGTTGAATTAAATGGTCAGTATTTTGAAAGTTACGTTAAACAGGGGGATAAAGTCAAAAAAGGAGATCGATTAATGAAAGTTGATTTTAAAAGCATTGAGAAAGCCAACTATGATATAACGACTCTCATTATCTGTACAAATAGTCAGAATTATCAAAGCATAAGTATTGATAAAGAAAAAGAAACTATGATTATTAAGAAATAA
- a CDS encoding Cof-type HAD-IIB family hydrolase, whose product MDTKLIFFDIDGTILDEHTHTVPLSAINAIKKAQQNGHQCFINTGRPRSTIDKIITDLPFDGFICGCGTYIEHHHQELFHTELSEEQRRLVIQSSFECKIEAVLEGKEGVYFPENCQHSFIKDIKHQYEQNGFPVYTYSKNDLIMFDKYAAWYYEDSKIDTYRETLSPYFEIIQRDVDFLEIIPLDYSKASGIQFITDYLGNSLENTISIGDSTNDIAMLKYTKDSVAMGNSNPLLFDIVTYITSDINDDGIKNALKHFNII is encoded by the coding sequence ATGGATACAAAACTTATATTCTTTGATATAGATGGAACAATTTTAGATGAACATACTCATACTGTTCCACTATCTGCAATCAATGCTATTAAAAAAGCTCAACAAAATGGCCATCAATGTTTCATCAATACTGGCAGACCACGCTCTACAATAGATAAAATTATCACCGATTTACCTTTTGATGGTTTTATTTGTGGTTGTGGAACCTATATTGAGCATCATCACCAAGAACTCTTTCATACTGAACTCAGTGAAGAACAAAGACGACTTGTCATTCAATCATCATTTGAATGTAAAATTGAAGCAGTTCTTGAAGGCAAGGAAGGTGTTTACTTTCCTGAAAACTGTCAACATTCTTTCATCAAAGATATCAAGCATCAATATGAACAAAATGGTTTCCCAGTCTATACATATTCAAAAAATGATTTGATTATGTTTGATAAATATGCTGCTTGGTATTATGAAGACTCAAAAATTGATACATATCGCGAAACTCTTTCACCTTATTTTGAAATCATTCAAAGAGATGTTGATTTCTTAGAAATTATCCCACTGGATTATTCAAAAGCAAGTGGAATACAATTCATTACAGATTATCTTGGAAACTCTCTAGAAAACACAATCAGCATTGGCGATTCTACCAATGATATCGCTATGCTAAAATATACAAAAGATTCTGTTGCTATGGGGAACAGTAATCCATTACTTTTTGATATAGTCACATATATAACAAGTGATATTAATGATGATGGTATTAAAAACGCATTAAAACATTTTAACATTATTTAA
- the gltA gene encoding NADPH-dependent glutamate synthase, with translation MPNMSLEKVKIPEQEPDVRNKNFDEVSLGYTKEQAMEEATRCLNCRHQPCKQGCPVGVPIPEFISEVAKGNFEEAYAIITKENALPAICGRVCPQENQCEGKCVRAIKGESVGIGRLERFVADYHRDHGQKTNIKIEKNGKKVAVVGSGPAGITCAGELAKRGYDVTVFEALHKTGGVLSYGIPEFRLPKALVQQEVDGVAQMGVDFQTNVVVGRSITIDELQEQGYEAIFVGSGAGLPRFQGIPGENLNGVYAANEFLTRVNLMKGYEFPNHPTPVKISDTVCVIGAGNVAMDAARTAKRLGAKEVYIVYRRGAEEVPARAEEVHHAKEEGIIFKLLTNPVKIEGEDGWVKSMECVEMELGEPDDSGRRRPVVKEGSNFVIETGTVIVSIGQSPNPLIRQTTPGLDTQKWGGIIVEEETMKTSKDGVYAGGDVVTGAATVILAMGAGKTAAQAIDEALKKEDR, from the coding sequence ATGCCAAATATGTCATTGGAAAAAGTAAAAATACCTGAACAAGAACCTGATGTAAGAAATAAGAATTTTGATGAGGTTTCATTAGGTTATACAAAAGAACAAGCAATGGAAGAAGCAACACGTTGTTTAAATTGTAGACATCAGCCATGCAAACAAGGATGCCCTGTGGGTGTTCCTATTCCTGAATTTATTTCAGAAGTGGCAAAAGGAAATTTTGAAGAAGCTTATGCCATTATTACTAAGGAAAATGCCTTACCAGCAATTTGTGGACGTGTTTGTCCACAGGAAAATCAATGTGAAGGGAAATGTGTACGTGCTATTAAAGGTGAATCAGTCGGTATAGGTCGTTTAGAAAGATTTGTAGCTGATTATCATCGTGATCATGGACAAAAAACAAACATAAAAATTGAGAAAAATGGTAAAAAGGTTGCTGTTGTAGGAAGTGGACCAGCAGGAATTACATGTGCTGGGGAATTAGCCAAAAGAGGTTATGATGTTACAGTATTTGAAGCATTGCATAAAACTGGGGGAGTTCTTTCTTATGGTATTCCTGAATTTCGTTTGCCTAAAGCTTTGGTTCAACAAGAAGTTGATGGAGTTGCACAAATGGGTGTTGATTTTCAAACCAATGTTGTTGTGGGAAGATCAATAACAATTGATGAATTACAAGAACAAGGATACGAAGCTATTTTCGTAGGAAGTGGGGCAGGATTACCACGTTTTCAGGGAATCCCAGGCGAAAACTTAAATGGTGTTTATGCTGCTAACGAGTTTTTAACACGTGTCAATTTGATGAAAGGGTATGAATTTCCAAATCATCCAACACCTGTTAAGATAAGTGATACAGTGTGTGTCATAGGAGCAGGAAATGTGGCGATGGATGCTGCAAGAACTGCTAAACGTTTAGGAGCTAAAGAGGTATATATTGTTTATCGTAGAGGTGCTGAGGAAGTACCTGCTCGTGCTGAAGAAGTTCATCATGCAAAAGAAGAAGGTATTATCTTTAAGTTATTAACAAATCCAGTGAAGATTGAAGGTGAAGATGGCTGGGTGAAATCAATGGAATGTGTAGAAATGGAACTTGGTGAACCTGATGATAGCGGTAGAAGAAGACCAGTTGTTAAAGAAGGGTCTAACTTTGTTATTGAAACAGGAACAGTTATTGTTTCCATTGGACAAAGTCCAAACCCATTGATTAGACAAACAACACCTGGTTTAGATACGCAAAAATGGGGCGGAATTATTGTTGAAGAAGAAACAATGAAAACGTCTAAAGATGGCGTTTATGCAGGTGGCGATGTTGTGACAGGGGCTGCAACTGTTATTTTGGCAATGGGTGCTGGAAAAACAGCTGCTCAAGCAATTGATGAGGCGTTAAAAAAAGAAGATAGATAA
- a CDS encoding glycoside hydrolase family 1 protein, with protein MKTGFNKDFLWGGAISCSQADGGFLDGGKGISTQDLRYLDPSWNREQVEEKHHKCPFSKAEFEQALKDMDVTYYPNRRGIDFYHQYKQDIDLFHKMGMKIFRTSICWSRIFPNGDDLMPNQEGLNYYKDMFAECHKKGIKVFATILHYDIPVNLVLKYGGWKNRQTIQFYVHYAETLFKELGDLVDYWLPFNEFNAGRFAPWDGVCLIQDEEENMNQAIFQCLHHQLIANAMTVKLCHEMLPGVMIGGMIARFETYPATCRPEDALQALQDEQYGNWFYTDVMVRGEYPQYMERYFDMFDIHINMDIKDSEILKSGLVDFLSFSYYFSQVSTSDQTWEKTAGNLIMANKNPYLNTSEWGWQMDPIGLRVTLNKMYDRYRLPLMIAENGLGTTDVLESDGTVHDSYRIDYLKSHITQMKEAVIDGVDIIGYTMWGIIDIVSCGPLTIDKRYGVIYVDLDNGGQGSGKRYCKDSFYWYQKCIKSNGKELD; from the coding sequence ATGAAAACAGGATTTAATAAAGATTTTTTATGGGGTGGAGCAATATCATGTTCGCAAGCTGATGGCGGTTTCCTAGATGGAGGAAAAGGTATTTCTACACAGGATCTACGCTATTTAGATCCATCTTGGAATCGTGAACAGGTTGAAGAAAAACACCACAAGTGTCCGTTTTCTAAAGCAGAATTTGAACAAGCTTTAAAAGACATGGATGTGACATATTATCCAAATCGTAGAGGGATTGATTTTTATCATCAATATAAACAAGATATTGATTTATTTCATAAAATGGGAATGAAAATATTTAGAACATCTATTTGTTGGTCACGAATTTTTCCTAATGGTGACGATTTAATGCCTAATCAAGAAGGTCTCAATTATTACAAAGATATGTTTGCTGAATGTCATAAAAAAGGTATAAAAGTTTTTGCAACAATTTTACACTATGATATTCCAGTTAATCTTGTTTTAAAATATGGTGGTTGGAAAAATCGTCAAACTATTCAATTTTATGTTCACTATGCTGAAACTTTGTTTAAAGAACTGGGGGATTTGGTTGATTATTGGTTACCTTTTAATGAATTTAATGCTGGTCGTTTTGCACCTTGGGATGGTGTTTGCTTAATTCAAGATGAAGAAGAAAATATGAATCAGGCTATATTCCAATGTTTGCATCACCAATTGATTGCGAATGCTATGACAGTCAAATTATGTCATGAAATGTTACCAGGAGTTATGATTGGTGGAATGATTGCGAGATTTGAAACTTATCCAGCCACATGTCGCCCAGAGGATGCTTTACAAGCATTGCAGGATGAACAGTATGGGAATTGGTTTTATACTGATGTTATGGTGCGTGGTGAATATCCTCAATATATGGAGAGATATTTTGATATGTTTGATATCCATATTAATATGGATATCAAAGATTCAGAGATTCTCAAATCAGGATTAGTAGATTTCCTATCATTTTCATATTATTTTTCACAAGTTTCAACGAGTGATCAGACTTGGGAAAAAACAGCTGGAAATTTGATTATGGCAAATAAAAATCCATATTTAAATACCAGTGAATGGGGCTGGCAAATGGACCCAATAGGATTAAGAGTGACGTTGAATAAGATGTATGATCGTTATCGATTGCCATTAATGATTGCTGAGAACGGTTTGGGAACAACTGATGTATTAGAAAGTGATGGAACTGTTCATGATTCTTATCGTATTGATTATCTGAAATCACATATTACTCAAATGAAGGAAGCAGTTATTGATGGAGTTGATATTATTGGTTATACGATGTGGGGAATTATTGACATTGTTTCTTGTGGGCCTTTAACTATTGATAAGCGTTATGGTGTTATTTATGTTGATTTGGATAATGGTGGACAAGGATCAGGGAAACGTTATTGTAAGGATAGTTTTTATTGGTATCAAAAATGTATAAAATCTAATGGGAAGGAACTGGACTAG
- a CDS encoding AraC family transcriptional regulator has protein sequence MNIQDLDEFLHIDTSGEKWHLKHPGELSPFYAHLPLHNYQNMQCYYFDFANTLKTDQIGVVKESRYTTIPPHYHKDMELNYIYEGTCTFIINGKEVTMNQGDLCILDTNVVHSATSYKSANDIVINIVFKKEFFNSVFLSRLSQKGIITTFLLNAISKNRHHNQYIIFNTQNNFKFHTLIQFLLCEYFGPSRCFNELMQTYVSAIFLELINTLYDDQDTNYNDKASQDILIPILNYIEENYTHCKLEDVSKRFGYNPNYLSNLLKKKTGMSFIEIKTSQQLTEGAFLLTNSQLTINEIIYKVGCNNINYFYKKFHTMYGMTPKEYRTVANELSHTF, from the coding sequence ATGAATATTCAAGATTTAGATGAATTCTTACATATTGATACTTCAGGAGAAAAATGGCATTTAAAGCATCCTGGTGAGCTAAGTCCATTTTATGCTCACTTACCACTTCACAATTATCAAAATATGCAATGTTATTATTTTGATTTTGCCAATACTTTAAAAACGGATCAAATTGGTGTTGTTAAAGAATCACGATATACGACTATCCCACCTCATTATCATAAAGATATGGAATTAAACTATATATACGAAGGAACTTGTACTTTTATTATTAATGGGAAAGAAGTTACCATGAATCAAGGTGACTTATGCATTCTTGATACAAATGTTGTTCATAGTGCAACAAGTTATAAATCTGCTAATGATATTGTGATTAATATTGTTTTTAAAAAAGAGTTTTTTAATAGCGTTTTTTTAAGCCGTTTATCACAAAAAGGAATTATCACAACCTTTTTACTAAACGCAATATCTAAAAATCGTCATCATAATCAATATATTATTTTTAATACTCAAAACAATTTTAAGTTTCATACACTTATCCAATTTTTACTTTGTGAATATTTTGGTCCTAGTCGCTGTTTTAACGAATTAATGCAAACCTATGTTTCAGCTATATTCCTTGAATTAATTAATACTCTTTATGATGACCAAGACACGAACTATAATGACAAAGCCAGTCAAGATATCCTCATTCCTATTTTAAATTATATAGAAGAAAATTATACACATTGTAAATTAGAAGATGTTTCTAAAAGATTTGGTTATAATCCTAATTATCTTAGTAATCTTCTCAAGAAAAAAACAGGGATGTCTTTTATTGAAATAAAAACATCACAGCAATTAACTGAAGGAGCATTTCTACTTACAAACTCTCAACTGACTATTAATGAAATCATCTATAAAGTAGGTTGTAATAACATCAATTATTTTTATAAAAAGTTTCATACGATGTATGGTATGACACCAAAAGAATATAGAACAGTTGCTAATGAACTATCGCATACATTTTAA
- a CDS encoding PTS sugar transporter subunit IIC, whose translation MDKFQSKLEGILMPIGSKIANNKYLKVLQKSFIAVMPLTIAGSIALIISYFPFIDYVVPADVLNEIITFLDAMSSATLSIVALFLAGVIGYYYTRQEEHEGIFGAIVMICCFLIVTPMGWNEEGAFAYIPMTWLGGQGLLTAMIVGFGGGVIYNKLMNSKMTIKLPESVPPMVAEPFKMLIPALATFLVFAAVRYGMSFTSFGDVHTFFFNVFQTPLMALGTSLPASIIIVVFIQVLWFMGLHGQNIAGSVMTPIWNAAMIANLTAVQSGQSPQYIFTGQFFTGFIWMQFVSLIVACLISAKSEQLKAVGKLSIGSACFNISEPIVFGSPVVLNFMLLIPWVVTMAVFVLVTWGFMQSGLCPYPLGADIPWTTPPLISGWLITGSPMGAVVQIVNVIIGTFIYLPFVKMYDKQLVKQEQVGQTEA comes from the coding sequence ATGGATAAATTCCAAAGTAAGTTAGAAGGTATTTTAATGCCTATAGGTTCTAAGATTGCAAATAATAAGTACTTAAAGGTATTGCAAAAATCATTTATTGCTGTTATGCCATTGACTATTGCTGGGTCAATTGCATTAATTATTTCGTATTTCCCATTCATTGATTATGTTGTTCCTGCTGATGTTTTGAATGAGATTATTACTTTCTTGGATGCCATGTCAAGTGCAACATTAAGCATCGTTGCATTATTCTTGGCTGGTGTTATTGGTTATTATTATACAAGACAAGAAGAACATGAAGGTATTTTTGGAGCTATTGTTATGATTTGCTGTTTCTTAATTGTGACTCCTATGGGTTGGAATGAGGAAGGTGCATTTGCATATATTCCCATGACATGGTTAGGAGGACAAGGTTTATTAACTGCAATGATTGTCGGTTTTGGTGGAGGTGTTATTTATAATAAATTAATGAACTCTAAAATGACGATTAAATTGCCAGAGTCAGTACCACCAATGGTAGCTGAACCATTTAAAATGCTGATTCCAGCTTTAGCAACATTCTTAGTGTTTGCAGCAGTAAGGTATGGAATGTCATTTACTTCTTTTGGAGATGTACATACATTCTTCTTCAATGTTTTCCAAACACCATTGATGGCATTGGGAACAAGTTTGCCTGCTTCAATTATTATTGTTGTTTTTATTCAGGTTTTATGGTTTATGGGGTTACATGGACAAAATATTGCTGGTTCTGTTATGACGCCAATTTGGAATGCGGCCATGATTGCAAACTTAACTGCTGTACAGAGTGGACAATCACCTCAATACATTTTTACTGGTCAATTCTTTACAGGTTTCATTTGGATGCAATTTGTATCTTTGATTGTTGCTTGTTTAATCAGTGCCAAGAGTGAACAATTAAAAGCTGTGGGTAAATTATCAATTGGATCAGCATGCTTTAATATTTCTGAACCTATTGTGTTTGGGTCACCAGTTGTATTGAATTTTATGTTATTGATTCCATGGGTTGTGACAATGGCTGTCTTTGTGCTTGTGACTTGGGGATTCATGCAGTCAGGATTATGCCCTTATCCATTAGGTGCAGATATTCCTTGGACAACACCTCCATTGATTTCAGGTTGGTTGATTACTGGTTCACCAATGGGAGCAGTTGTACAAATTGTCAATGTTATTATTGGAACATTTATCTACTTACCATTTGTAAAAATGTATGATAAACAATTGGTAAAACAAGAACAAGTTGGACAAACTGAGGCTTAA
- a CDS encoding glycoside hydrolase family 1 protein, whose protein sequence is MKYTFPENFKWGSAVWAQGTEGAFDKDGKAPTVWDEYYRLSPERFFNEVGPSETLNWYEDYEKYAQLAQDIGHNSFRTSILWARLLPDGKTINQKAVEFYRNMFQSFKKRGMELSIVLYWFDMPLMFEKQGGFTKRDVIEPFVYYCQKCFELFSDYVDIWYIYNEPIVDVMFKYQNDMCYPNLLDWNLASNAIYHMVVAHAKVVDVFKKGNYQGKIGTVLNHGHIYARSQHPADLLAKHRVELMMQLSYEEPLLLGKVNEEWLAFVKEYGAHIEVHEEDASFIANNTISVLGLNIYSPERVKCPTYQRNSEAPITFDSFSELYIMHGRQMNTDRGWEIYPKCLYDTLILMKEKYGNPEMRITENGMGIQDEYRFRNKEGQIQDDYRIDYVKKHLKWAHKAIQEGVNLVGYNMWSFIDLWSPSNQFKNCYGFYEYDLKSGETKRKKSADWFEYVTKVNGFEE, encoded by the coding sequence ATGAAATATACATTTCCAGAAAATTTTAAATGGGGTAGTGCAGTTTGGGCTCAAGGAACAGAAGGAGCATTTGATAAAGATGGGAAGGCACCAACAGTATGGGACGAATACTATCGTTTATCACCTGAACGTTTTTTTAATGAGGTTGGTCCAAGTGAAACATTAAATTGGTATGAGGATTATGAAAAGTATGCTCAATTGGCTCAGGATATTGGTCATAACAGTTTTAGAACATCTATCCTATGGGCAAGATTGTTACCTGATGGTAAAACTATCAATCAAAAAGCTGTCGAGTTTTATAGGAACATGTTTCAATCTTTTAAAAAAAGAGGGATGGAACTATCAATTGTTTTATATTGGTTTGATATGCCTTTAATGTTTGAAAAGCAAGGTGGGTTTACGAAACGTGATGTTATTGAACCGTTTGTTTATTATTGTCAAAAATGTTTTGAACTATTTAGTGATTATGTAGATATCTGGTATATATATAATGAACCAATTGTGGATGTGATGTTTAAGTATCAAAATGATATGTGCTATCCAAATTTATTAGATTGGAATTTAGCAAGCAATGCGATTTATCACATGGTTGTTGCTCATGCAAAGGTTGTAGATGTGTTTAAGAAAGGAAACTATCAAGGAAAAATAGGAACTGTATTGAATCATGGACATATTTATGCAAGGAGTCAGCATCCTGCAGATCTTTTAGCAAAGCATCGTGTGGAATTGATGATGCAATTGTCTTATGAGGAACCCTTGTTACTTGGTAAAGTTAATGAAGAATGGTTAGCCTTTGTAAAGGAATATGGTGCTCACATAGAAGTTCATGAAGAGGATGCTAGTTTCATAGCGAACAATACAATTTCTGTATTAGGTTTAAATATTTATAGTCCTGAAAGAGTGAAATGTCCTACTTATCAAAGAAATTCTGAAGCACCAATAACATTTGATTCATTTAGTGAACTCTATATTATGCATGGACGTCAAATGAATACTGATCGTGGCTGGGAGATTTATCCAAAGTGTCTTTATGATACATTAATATTGATGAAAGAAAAATATGGAAATCCAGAAATGAGAATTACAGAGAATGGTATGGGTATTCAGGATGAATATCGTTTTAGGAATAAAGAAGGACAAATCCAAGATGATTATCGTATTGATTATGTAAAGAAACATTTAAAATGGGCTCATAAAGCAATACAGGAAGGGGTTAATCTTGTAGGTTATAATATGTGGTCATTTATTGATTTGTGGTCACCATCGAATCAGTTTAAAAATTGTTATGGTTTTTATGAATATGATTTGAAATCTGGTGAAACAAAACGTAAAAAGAGTGCAGATTGGTTCGAATATGTAACTAAAGTTAACGGTTTTGAAGAATAA
- a CDS encoding GntR family transcriptional regulator, producing the protein MKLSFQSGQKPLWSQLYDILESRILNGDYKEGEVLPSEMALMEEFEVSRVTVRQAMDKLINAKLISRKRGKGTIVLKRENTVATSFQSSFNGVEEKNNANDRRVISVEYATPPIDVAYFFGVSVNRPVLKLTRQTYVDEKPVTHYESYINPIVPVDDQTDFSGSMYAKLEQAGYPITHVKEKITAALMTAKEKEMFGVTRNEALMNRIRMGSSEDIPIEYTYSRYVANGYELVIDLK; encoded by the coding sequence ATGAAATTAAGTTTTCAAAGTGGACAAAAACCATTATGGAGTCAGCTTTATGATATCTTGGAATCGCGCATTCTTAATGGTGATTACAAAGAAGGTGAAGTTTTACCAAGTGAGATGGCTTTGATGGAAGAGTTTGAGGTTTCTAGAGTAACAGTACGTCAGGCTATGGACAAACTTATTAATGCTAAACTGATTTCCAGAAAAAGAGGGAAAGGCACTATTGTTTTAAAGCGTGAAAATACTGTAGCAACTTCTTTTCAATCTTCTTTTAATGGTGTGGAAGAAAAAAATAATGCAAATGATCGAAGAGTGATCAGCGTTGAATATGCTACACCTCCTATTGATGTTGCTTATTTCTTTGGAGTCTCAGTTAATCGACCAGTTTTGAAATTAACTCGTCAAACATATGTGGATGAAAAACCTGTGACTCATTATGAGTCTTATATCAATCCAATTGTTCCAGTAGATGATCAAACAGATTTTAGTGGATCTATGTATGCAAAACTTGAACAAGCAGGCTATCCAATTACACATGTTAAAGAGAAAATCACTGCTGCTCTTATGACTGCTAAAGAAAAAGAAATGTTTGGTGTTACAAGAAATGAGGCTCTTATGAATCGTATTCGTATGGGCAGTTCTGAAGATATACCAATTGAGTACACATATTCTAGATATGTTGCAAATGGATATGAACTTGTTATAGATTTGAAATAA
- a CDS encoding sulfide/dihydroorotate dehydrogenase-like FAD/NAD-binding protein produces the protein MYKIIRKEKLNDVVELMEIHAPFVARKCEPGQFIILRVGEDGERIPLTIADFDREKETITIIYQIVGYSTQQLSNLNEGDELTDFVGPLGEPTKLHQSKHVVGVAGGVGSAPLFPQLRALAEMGVDVDVIIGGRETQYVLWADEFKKFCKNVYITTDDGSLGRKGFVTQVLADLIEKGEDIDEVIAIGPVPMMKAVVGVTKPHNIKTSVSLNPIMIDGTGMCGCCRVSVDGKIKFACVDGPDFDGLQVDFDELIARQRMFKEEEHTVSENANRMCNLMGGVK, from the coding sequence ATGTATAAAATTATACGTAAAGAGAAACTAAATGATGTTGTTGAATTAATGGAGATTCATGCACCATTTGTAGCAAGAAAATGTGAGCCAGGTCAATTCATTATTTTACGAGTTGGTGAAGATGGTGAAAGAATCCCATTAACAATTGCTGATTTTGATCGTGAAAAAGAAACGATTACTATTATATATCAAATTGTTGGTTATTCTACGCAACAATTATCAAATTTAAATGAAGGTGATGAGTTAACAGATTTTGTTGGGCCACTAGGTGAACCAACAAAGTTACATCAATCAAAGCATGTTGTTGGTGTTGCAGGTGGGGTAGGAAGTGCACCACTATTTCCACAATTGAGAGCTTTGGCAGAAATGGGTGTTGATGTAGATGTTATTATTGGGGGTAGAGAAACTCAATATGTCTTATGGGCTGATGAATTTAAAAAGTTCTGTAAGAATGTCTATATTACAACTGATGATGGGTCTTTAGGACGTAAAGGATTTGTTACACAAGTCTTAGCTGACTTGATTGAAAAAGGTGAAGATATAGATGAAGTGATTGCGATTGGACCTGTACCAATGATGAAAGCAGTTGTGGGTGTTACAAAACCACATAACATCAAAACATCTGTTTCATTAAATCCGATTATGATTGATGGAACTGGTATGTGTGGATGTTGTCGTGTAAGTGTAGATGGAAAGATTAAATTTGCTTGTGTTGATGGACCTGATTTTGATGGTCTACAAGTTGATTTTGATGAATTGATTGCCCGTCAAAGAATGTTTAAAGAAGAAGAACATACTGTGAGTGAGAATGCAAACCGTATGTGTAACTTAATGGGAGGTGTAAAGTAA